GCTGGAGTTGCGGCAGGAGCAGGTGCGGGCGCGCCTTCCTTTGGGGCGGGGTCCTGGGCATGCAGGGGCAGGCCTGCCATGAAGATGGCGGCGACTGCGAAGGTGCTGGGAGTCAGGAATCTCATTGGAAAAACGCGCGCTGCCACTACGTGTCGCAGGCGGCGTGCCTTTCAGAATAAAGCCCGGTTTCGCCCGATCTACAAGGGGGCGCGGCATAGCACGATCGTGGGGCGGGTGATCATCCTTTGATTGAATCCCATCCGGAAATCCCGTAGAGCGGGGCATGGAATTTGAAACGCTGAGCGAGTGGGCGGATGAGGAAGTGAAGGCGGTCGTCCGCATCCTTCCTCCGGAAGTGCAGCAAGCGGCGGAAAAATGCGTGATCACTTTCGAAGCGAAGCCCGGCCACGGCGCGTTCGACACGGAGCTGGCGGGGGATGAGCTGGGTCTCTTTGAGGGTGTCTGTCTGCTTGATGAGCCTTCGCCGGAGGATCTGCCCCGGATCCGCATCTTCGTGGAGAACATCTGGGAATGGGTGGAGGAGGACGAACAGGACTTCCGTGACGAGGTCGGCACCACCTTCCTCCATGAACTCGGCCACTACCTCGGCTGGGATGAGGACGAGGTGAACGAGCGCGGTCTGGAGTGACGTCTCGTCCGGGGTTGAAAGCTCCCGATTGTTTGTAAGGGAATGGGATTTTCCTTCTCACCCATCACGGGAAATCCTTATCTGTCCCCAACGTTCAAAACCAAAACCATGGACATTCTCGGATTCATCAAAGGGGAGCTGCTGGAGATCATCGAATTCACGGACGACTCGCGCGACACCCTCGCGTGGCGCTTCCCTGACAATGACAAGGCGATCAAAAACGGCGCGCAGCTCATCGTCCGCGAAAGCCAGCAGGCCCAGTTCGTCTATCTCGGCCAATACGGCGATACCTTCGGCCCCGGCAAACACTCGCTGGTCACCGACAACATCCCCGTCCTGACCAAGCTCAAGGGGTGGAAGTATGGATTCCAGTCTCCGTTCAAGGCGGACGTCTATTACGTCACGACCCGCCTCTTCACCGGCAACAAGTGGGGCACCGCGAACCCCATCATGCTGCGGGACAAGGACTTCGGCGCGGTCCGCCTGAGGGCCTTCGGCACCTTCGATTTCCGGATCGTGGACGCTCCCACCTTCCTGCGTGAAGTGGCCGGGACGGATCACCATTTCCGCCTGGATGAGTTCGCGGACACCATGCGCTCCCGCATCGTCAGCATCTTCAGCAACGCCCTCGCCGCCTGCGGCGTGCCCGCGCTGGACCTCGCCGCCCGCTACACGGAACTGGGGGACTCCCTGCTGCCGCTCATCAACCCGCAGGTCATCTCCAAGTACGGCCTCGAGGTCACCACCTTCCTCATTGAGAACATTTCCGTCCCGCCGGAAGTGGAGGCCGCCATCGACAAGCGCTCCAGCATGTCCGCCATCGGCAACCTGAACGACTACGTGAAGTTCCAGCTCGCCGAGTCCATGACCAAGGGCGGCGGCGGTGGTGGTGGCAGCGGCGCGGATGCCGCGCAGATGGCCATGGGCTTCGGCCTCGCCCAGGAAATGATGAAGTCCATGTCCGGTCCGCCGCCACTCCCGGGTGCCGCGGCAGCCGTGGCCGCCCAGGCCGCGCCGGATCTC
The nucleotide sequence above comes from Akkermansiaceae bacterium. Encoded proteins:
- a CDS encoding SPFH domain-containing protein codes for the protein MDILGFIKGELLEIIEFTDDSRDTLAWRFPDNDKAIKNGAQLIVRESQQAQFVYLGQYGDTFGPGKHSLVTDNIPVLTKLKGWKYGFQSPFKADVYYVTTRLFTGNKWGTANPIMLRDKDFGAVRLRAFGTFDFRIVDAPTFLREVAGTDHHFRLDEFADTMRSRIVSIFSNALAACGVPALDLAARYTELGDSLLPLINPQVISKYGLEVTTFLIENISVPPEVEAAIDKRSSMSAIGNLNDYVKFQLAESMTKGGGGGGGSGADAAQMAMGFGLAQEMMKSMSGPPPLPGAAAAVAAQAAPDLLSPAQAAELLGVTEADVIASVDAGDLKGKKIGSAYRISRAAIDAFLAE
- a CDS encoding metallopeptidase family protein, with the protein product MEFETLSEWADEEVKAVVRILPPEVQQAAEKCVITFEAKPGHGAFDTELAGDELGLFEGVCLLDEPSPEDLPRIRIFVENIWEWVEEDEQDFRDEVGTTFLHELGHYLGWDEDEVNERGLE